The genomic interval TGTAATTGTAGTTAAGAAGAGACCATATTGTAGATTGTGGCTTTATTGAAAATTATCCCACATCCTGAAAGCCTCTTCAAGGTCTTATCTACCAAATTGTAGAAATCACAGCTTTCTGGAACACAGGAAAGGGAACTTATGCCAACAGGCAGCGTCATTCTTGCCACGGTCAGCTGGAAAAGAGCAAAACCAAGAATTATGTTTCATATGTCTTTTGGGGCTTaattttccctctttctttgcTGGTAGTTGATCCCTATAgtgttattatatttttgagaaaatgtattgtcattttcCTGACATTGCCTTTCATAGACTACAATAAAAGATAAAAATGTGTCAAAGCTATAAAGTTACAAATGCTCCAAAAGATTTGTAAACTACTCATGACATCACAAACATATTCAGGATAACATCTTAGCagaagacatttttatttatttctattgtgcaataagtctgtttttattacagtgttaatttaaaaaaatatacagtggataaaaatatataaaaagaatcagagtaaaaacataaaacattatcCATAATGAGATTCTGATGTAATATGAGTATTAAGTGTTTTGGAACATTTTATGACATGACCTGCTTAAACACAATTTCATATTGCGTTGTTGTCTATGCAAGAAGATAATGACAGCAACACAACTTCCTTTGTAAATCAACATTATAcagatacagaaaaaactaagagaccactgctcctttttctttccaaaaaagttgaaaaggaaggttttgagtgaggaacagaagcgttcaatttgcagtggtgtcttaattttaacccttctgttcctcactcaaaaccttcattttcaaatttttgaaaaaggtgcagtctCTTTTTTCCATAGATGTATAAAAACCCTTCTGAGAATTTCCTACAAGATCACAATAAGTGAAATTAAGGCCACATATAAAAACCtttaagatttattttacaaCTATCAACATGATGGACTCATATCAAGAGGGAAAACATCCTACCTCCATAGTTAATCTCCATGCAGTTCTCCCTGTTGTTGAAATTAGAGGGCTGCCCCCGACTCCAGTTCTGGTATGAAAACTTGGAACCGTCACTCCACAACCAAACCCCCTcctagagacacagacagatactcaACACTACTGTAATTAGACAAACCCTcctggagacacagacagatactcaACACTACTGTAATTAGACAGACCCTcctggagacacagacagatactcaACACTACTGTAATTAGACAGACCCTcctagagacacagacagatactcaACACTACTGTAGTTAGACAGACCCTcctggagacacagacagatactcaACACTACTGGAGTTAGACAGACCCTcctagagacacagacagatactcaACACTACTGGAGTTAGACAGACCCTcctagagacacagacagatactcaACACTACTGGAGTTAGACAGACCCTcctagagacacagacagatactcaACACTACTGTAGTTAGACAGACCCTcctagagacacagacagatactccTGTTGTTAGATATAAAACCAGCATATAAAACAGGCTTGCATTGGTGAGGCTCTATTGTGaatgtattaaacattttattactgtAGAAACAATGCATATAATATGTATGacgtgagaaagacagagtccTCACCTGGACGGCATCGTTCCCTCCAACCCAGGTTTGCTGGTCTTTCTTGCCGCTCTTCTCAATGACGGACAGAAGGAAATGATACTGGTGAGGTCCGTGTACTGAAGCCAGGTTTCCACCTAAGAGCAGACAGTTCCtctggagggagagatagagagagacagacatcacAATGTTTGAACTGACTTTTTAGTTTTGTAACTGTTGACCGCCAACTAAACCCATTGACCACAGATTAAACCTACTGACCGCCAACTAAACCCATTGaccacagattaagcctatTGACCACTGACTATCCCATTGACTACAGATTAAACGTACTGAATCCATTGACCACAGATTAAACCTAACATGACCTTACATGGACATCAGATTACCACCCGAGTCCAGTTTCATAAATTCTCTATCTGGTCTATCTCTCTTGTCTATCTCTCTGGTCTATCTCTCTGGTCTATCTCTCTGTGCTATCTCTCTGGTCTATCTCTCTGGTCTATCTCTCTGGTCTATCTCTCTGGTCTATCTCTCTGGTCTATCTCTCTGGTCTATCTCTCTTGTCTATCTCTCTGGTCTATCTCTCTGTGCTATCTCTCTGTGCTATCTATGTGTAATAGGATTACATGCTTAAAAACTGGACAGAAAGATAAAAGGATTATCTTGAATGGGGACTGTTTTATTAATTCTCTTTCTATGCATGCAGTTATCATCCAGCAAGTGGAATCCAGGCAGACAACTTTGAAAAAACGCTGGCTGCCGATTTCTCCTCAAACTCCTTCAAAGCCAAAGGACTAGAACATTCTGTCGGACACCATGACTGTCCTCCCAACAACTTTACTGACGTTCAAACCGTTCAATGCAGAGCgcccttccttccttccttccttccaaaGAATAAAGGAAATATGACAGAACtcaaacaacaacacattaaaTGAATATGGTAATAACCATTATTTAGTgagttgttttagtttttcaggGAGGGGGGTGCATCCATTCTAAAATATGGGGTTttggtgaaacaaaaccctgcTGTACTATTTTTCTGATTCTGAGGTACACACAACAACCTCAAATAATTATGCAATTGGTTATGTGTAATAACAACAGGGTAGATTTCTATGTTAGTGAGTCACACCAAAGACTGGAAGGCACTGCTGGAAAGACAAGACTCCCAGCTTTCAGCAGACACCCTGGTTTCCCAGATAGGGCCTGCCATTCTCATATCACACTGCATTTAATTTAGTAACGTAGGTACCCTAGATATTGGGTACAAAGTTAAACCATCAATACTACAACAAATCAACCAAAGGCCCGATCTCAAAGTAGGTATTTGAATCACGCTACTCCTCCCTATTGCCAGTGTCGGTGCTGGTTTTAAACGTGTGTTAAAGGCAACAGACAGGTACCTCGGCGTGGTGCCATGAAGCCTTGAAGGGGATGTAGTGGTAGCAGTGAGTCCCGTGTCCGTGCCAGTCCTGCTCTGTAAAGATCTTCTCCAGCTCTGCAGAGACCTAAACcagcctccctgtctctcctcatcTGGGTGGGCAGATCATTTACACGTATTAAGTAAAATGTAAGTACAAGTAGGATGTATAGattaatgcaaatgcactaCATGCCATTCTAAATATGCAGTGGACAATATACAGAAGTTGTACAGATAAGTATGACTATGCAAAAGTGGGATAGATATTAATACAAGTGTAGCCCAGCTGGCaaatctaaatgtgcaattaggGCAAATACACCGGACGGATGTCGTGTGGTCCTCAGGCCCATTTTATGGCTTCACAATGGTGTTATTTAGTGTCAAATCATTCATAAGAGACATTGGATGTGTAGCTGGCAATACATGACATGGCTTCAAATTGGTCACTATGATTTGGTTTCATGATCTGTCCTGTTAGACCATTTTCCTGGTCAAACTTGCTTATGAATTTGTTTTGATCAATATGTCCATGCCACTGCCTAGAGAGTCATCCAGTTAATCCAGGTTGTAAGAGTTCACAGTGCTTTAATCTATCCAGTAACTCCACCTGCTGGGGGTTCTGGGTTTATTACAGGACTAGCAGTACAGCAGAAGTACAGCAAATAGGGAACAGGAGAAGACAATCAATTTCAGTCAGTAGAATAAGCAATCTTTaatcacagaaaatgtgaaCACGTCTTGTAATGGGTTTCAGACAACAAGGCtaatttaatttacattgtgtgttctgatcAGTCACAAGAGACTAGCAGTAGACATCTTGGAAAACAGATACGACTAACAGTAGACATCTTGGAAAACAGATATGACTAGCGGTAGACATCTTGGAAAACAGATATGACTAGCGGTAGACATCTTGGAAGACAGATACGACTAACAGTAGACATCTTGGAAGACAGATACAACTAGCGGTAGACATCTTGGAAAACAGATACGACTAGCGGTAGACATCTTGGAAGACAGATACGAAGGTTAGATATCAGACAGGAGCATTACTACTGAGGCTGTGATGAAGGTCTCAGATCTCAACTTGTGGAGAACCACCAGCTGGTTCTGAGGACAAACCAAAGGCTGAAACAAGAACACCAACCAAAAACTGTAAATACCAGCACCTAGTGAACTGAAGTTGAAGGAAGCATTTCCATGGTTACCTTCTAGGGCCGTACAGTGACAACACGGACTCACGTCGAACTTCATGTCTGAAGTCAGAGGTTGACATGTCAGTCCACTGGAATTCCATCTGcaaaaatcattttaattaagGAATCCTCATTTAGACAACCTCAATCTAGGAATGAAAAGTCCAAGTGATTGATCAAGAACAGACCTACAGAAACGAGCCAACATCATGACCCCCGATCCAGGTGATGCCAAGGTCACTGCCAGTGTGACTCCTATCATGGATAACTGGAAGCGCTTCTCTGCTGTTCCCTGAGCCGCCCCCCTCCCACCGTAAGGGCAGGGTGTGCTGCGGGGCCTGTGGTAAGAGCTTCTATGATAAAGGCACCCTGAAGATCCACTACAACGCCGTCCACCTGAAGATAAAGCACCGCTGCACCGTGGAGGGCTGCAGGATGGTGTTCAGCTCCCTGCGGAGCCGGAACCGCCACAGCGCCAACCCAAACCCCCGGCTACACACCGGTCCACTCAGACAGACGCCGGCGCCATgcagggagacacacacactacacacacactacactacacacacactacacacacacttcgacagccaacacacacactccaacagtCCACCACATAACCAACCCCTCAACATAGCTACAGCTGTACCCCCAAAGTACCCCCACCACCAATACACCCCCCAATACCCACCCCTGAGACACCCGGGCTCAGAGCCAGCCGGTTCCTCCAGTCCAGACCCCCACAGCGGGCCCATGTTGCCCAGACCAGGGCATCCCTCAGGGGGCATGactgttcctctgtctcccctggAGACTCAGCTGCTGGTTCCATCTCTGGGGGAGGTGAAGACTCTGTCCCAGCTCCATAGACTTACTCTAAagacctcctctcctcctcttccctgctcctctctcctgacctcacctccctcctcatcctctcccctcactgcccttctctcccctctaccctcttcctcctcactcCCAGACCAATCAGAGGATTCCT from Esox lucius isolate fEsoLuc1 chromosome 24, fEsoLuc1.pri, whole genome shotgun sequence carries:
- the LOC114830336 gene encoding galactose-specific lectin nattectin-like, producing MSVSLYLSLQRNCLLLGGNLASVHGPHQYHFLLSVIEKSGKKDQQTWVGGNDAVQEGVWLWSDGSKFSYQNWSRGQPSNFNNRENCMEINYGADRGKNDAACWHKFPFLCSRKL
- the LOC117593967 gene encoding zinc finger protein basonuclin-2 codes for the protein WITGSASLLFPEPPPSHRKGRVCCGACGKSFYDKGTLKIHYNAVHLKIKHRCTVEGCRMVFSSLRSRNRHSANPNPRLHTGPLRQTPAPCRETHTLHTHYTTHTLHTHFDSQHTHSNSPPHNQPLNIATAVPPKYPHHQYTPQYPPLRHPGSEPAGSSSPDPHSGPMLPRPGHPSGGMTVPLSPLETQLLVPSLGEVKTLSQLHRLTLKTSSPPLPCSSLLTSPPSSSSPLTALLSPLPSSSSLPDQSEDSLGSVGGAKALLSSGQVLRCFSSDPAPKKKPRKSSMPLKIEKEVMVACEECRGEEEEEEEERGGNRKW